One segment of Schistocerca cancellata isolate TAMUIC-IGC-003103 chromosome 2, iqSchCanc2.1, whole genome shotgun sequence DNA contains the following:
- the LOC126146916 gene encoding uncharacterized protein LOC126146916 yields the protein MKRLLSFLTLLFVACQMCTTQQAVVTATDQSGRVSGVHPLIGDVSPYAREQMGPRLDTCQQDFVQPVADFILRVFRSQTIKRGKQQVKIPDVHKTKFKGVGPIGFTVRFDATEGWLRDLSSLRRVGNVSISRYGNNVVMEFGAGLQKMEFGYDKYDLKAGPFSAKGHISGEVFNSSVTVRVSMDVGGETCGLVLLDVKISIPGEIKMQATGMGMLNMFYSQIMSSVTKKLEEGLPKAEASLSRSIQEVFQKLRCDDEHGLI from the coding sequence ATGAAGAGACTTCTGAGCTTTCTCACACTACTCTTCGTTGCCTGCCAAATGTGCACAACGCAACAAGCTGTCGTGACTGCAACTGATCAATCTGGCCGCGTGTCCGGTGTGCACCCGTTGATCGGCGATGTCAGCCCCTATGCGAGAGAACAAATGGGTCCGAGGCTTGACACCTGTCAACAGGACTTCGTTCAGCCGGTCGCCGATTTTATTCTCCGCGTCTTCAGAAGTCAGACTATAAAACGAGGAAAGCAGCAAGTCAAGATACCAGATGTCCACAAGACCAAGTTCAAGGGTGTCGGCCCCATTGGTTTTACAGTCCGCTTTGATGCCACAGAAGGCTGGCTGAGGGATCTATCCTCCCTACGGCGGGTCGGAAACGTAAGCATATCCCGTTATGGCAACAATGTAGTAATGGAATTCGGCGCGGGACTGCAAAAAATGGAGTTCGGTTATGATAAGTACGATCTCAAGGCTGGCCCTTTCTCAGCCAAAGGTCATATTAGTGGGGAAGTTTTCAACAGTTCAGTAACGGTCAGGGTCTCAATGGACGTCGGTGGTGAAACGTGCGGTCTCGTTCTACTGGACGTGAAGATAAGCATACCCGGAGAGATTAAAATGCAAGCGACGGGGATGGGAATGCTGAACATGTTTTATTCACAAATTATGTCGTCAGTCACCAAGAAATTGGAAGAGGGCCTGCCCAAAGCGGAGGCTAGTCTTAGCAGGAGCATTCAAGAAGTTTTTCAGAAGCTGCGCTGCGACGACGAACATGGTCTTATTTAA